One Phaseolus vulgaris cultivar G19833 chromosome 4, P. vulgaris v2.0, whole genome shotgun sequence DNA window includes the following coding sequences:
- the LOC137836589 gene encoding F-box/LRR-repeat protein 13-like gives MADIISDFPDSVLCYILSFLPTKEVVTTSVLSKRWKLLWRLVPSFDFDLQGGIDDDKEFCSGFFQSLYSFLLFRDKRQLFHRFRLKCFCFCNHSGERIIEAETINVALLKSAMNKNGRLEHLDLNLYWRLWVPSPVFRCKTLVVLKLANLTLKDVSFVDLPLLKILHLNYVYFEQDDLPQFLSGTPNLEDLLVNNMTANSAEKFHRLPNLVRANIHEHLVPLDVVKNVEVLFTDRIDLKDLVFDLHNLVQLELTFVYCKELVEVLEVLKHCPKLQTLVISTYDDKV, from the exons ATGGCTGATATCATCAGTGATTTTCCAGACTCAGTCCTTTGTTACATTCTCTCTTTTCTCCCAACCAAAGAAGTTGTTACAACCAGTGTTCTCTCCAAGCGCTGGAAGTTGTTATGGCGTTTAGTTCCCTCTTTCGATTTCGATCTCCAAGGTGGAATTGATGATGACAAAGAGTTCTGCTCTGGCTTCTTTCAATCGTTGTACTCTTTTCTGCTTTTCCGTGATAAGCGCCAACTCTTCCATAGATTTCGCCTTAAATGTTTCTGTTTCTGTAATCATAGTGGTGAGAGGATCATTGAGGCTGAAACCATTAACGTTGCATTGCTTAAGTCTGCAATGAATAAAAATGGTAGACTAGAACACCTTGATCTCAATCTGTATTGGCGCCTTTGGGTGCCTTCTCCGGTGTTTAGATGCAAAACTCTTGTAGTTCTGAAGTTGGCCAACTTAACATTGAAAGATGTTTCTTTTGTTGATTTGCCCTTGCTTAAAATCTTGCAtttgaattatgtttattttgaaCAAGATGATCTTCCACAGTTTCTTTCTGGGACTCCTAATCTCGAGGACTTGCTAGTCAATAATATGACTGCAAATAGTGCAGAAAAGTTTCATAGATTGCCCAATTTGGTCAGAGCTAACATCCATGAACATTTAGTTCCATTGGATGTTGTTAAAAACGTTGAAGTTTTATTCACAGATAGG ATAGATCTAAAAGACCTGGTTTTTGATCTTCACAATTTAGTTCAACTTGAGTTGACCTTTGTGTATTGTAAGGAATTGGTTGAGGTGTTGGAAGTGCTAAAGCATTGTCCAAAGCTTCAAACTCTTGTCATTAGCACTTATGATGATAAGGTTTAA